In Jeotgalibacillus aurantiacus, the following are encoded in one genomic region:
- the kapB gene encoding kinase-associated lipoprotein B, whose product MASHVQEALRLTEYVKAFYKTGAYIGVVTEDKDSVKVVQIKDVLKHPIQGDLHNPNQTDVPLFHERKALAFNERANIPATMVKPFDGKPGDYYEHLAEAVMELEWRLKEEDSAFNQKSLEALAGVKKEYELMYNMNFS is encoded by the coding sequence ATGGCATCACATGTACAGGAGGCGTTAAGATTGACTGAATATGTAAAAGCATTTTATAAAACAGGCGCTTATATAGGCGTGGTGACAGAGGATAAAGACAGTGTAAAGGTCGTCCAGATTAAAGACGTATTGAAGCATCCGATTCAGGGTGATCTGCACAATCCGAATCAGACAGATGTTCCGCTCTTTCATGAAAGAAAAGCATTAGCGTTTAATGAACGCGCAAATATTCCCGCAACAATGGTAAAACCGTTTGACGGGAAACCGGGTGATTATTATGAGCACCTGGCTGAAGCTGTCATGGAGCTTGAATGGAGATTAAAGGAAGAGGATTCAGCTTTTAATCAGAAAAGCCTCGAGGCACTTGCAGGTGTCAAAAAAGAATATGAACTCATGTATAACATGAATTTTTCCTGA
- a CDS encoding DUF1871 family protein translates to MNISEMDLKLMSILQEWDPFGKGEEGYDHEIAEVIQAVHELHHPTDLARHIQAIYESGFGQWIPLQDCTKVSYKLLAVKMDAVYEE, encoded by the coding sequence ATGAATATAAGTGAAATGGATTTAAAACTCATGTCCATTCTGCAGGAGTGGGACCCGTTTGGTAAAGGGGAAGAGGGGTATGATCATGAAATTGCTGAAGTCATTCAAGCTGTTCATGAGCTGCATCACCCGACGGATCTGGCCAGACACATCCAGGCAATCTATGAATCCGGCTTTGGCCAGTGGATCCCGCTGCAGGATTGTACAAAAGTTTCCTATAAGCTGCTTGCAGTGAAAATGGATGCTGTATATGAGGAATAA
- a CDS encoding helix-turn-helix domain-containing protein, translating to MKSHRGTVISTDFVSAMMDQIDRGIHVVDPNGRTIFYNQKMREMEAMNDIDLLDKRLQDIFQFHPDERSTLLQALASKKPILNVRQSYFNVNGHEIMTLNDTFPIIVNGDIAGAIEVARELRPVDQTKDTKPPTLSSFDHWTGSSPLVAQMIFEGKKAAHSNDFLLLCGEAGSGKELLAQSIHLERGYQHDAFHAIDFRTASAESIDRFFSEMNEPSNDPVTYFMGHVEYLELKWQELLNQHLVAEKQKRGRDSLKQYYILTLSQDPIDAVQDGLLKKDLYYTVSERTIFVPSLRERIEDIKELTDYFIEDFNARFQTSVRDVSEEVLHLFSSYDWPGNVRELEHVMEASMFALGNDQRIEFTHLPHYFRLKFDDPASPAPVLDSSAFMVKEGKASQTLDAFLQEAESYYIQKSLQYHDHNITKTADALGMSRQNLQYRMKKNGLLRLKK from the coding sequence ATGAAATCACACAGAGGGACCGTGATCAGCACCGATTTTGTTTCTGCCATGATGGATCAGATTGATCGCGGCATCCACGTGGTAGATCCGAACGGACGAACAATCTTTTACAATCAGAAAATGCGTGAAATGGAAGCGATGAATGATATCGATCTTCTCGATAAACGGCTGCAGGATATTTTTCAGTTTCACCCGGATGAGCGGAGCACGCTTTTGCAGGCTCTTGCATCCAAAAAACCAATTTTGAACGTCAGACAGTCCTACTTTAATGTAAATGGGCATGAAATTATGACGCTGAATGATACATTCCCCATCATCGTCAATGGGGACATTGCTGGCGCGATCGAGGTAGCAAGAGAGCTGAGGCCGGTGGACCAGACAAAAGATACGAAACCGCCGACGCTTTCTTCCTTTGACCACTGGACCGGGAGCTCGCCTTTAGTTGCACAAATGATTTTTGAAGGAAAAAAAGCTGCACACTCTAATGATTTTCTGCTGCTGTGCGGGGAAGCAGGGAGCGGCAAGGAGCTGCTGGCGCAAAGCATTCATCTCGAACGCGGCTATCAGCATGATGCGTTTCATGCGATTGATTTCAGAACCGCTTCCGCAGAAAGCATTGACCGTTTCTTCAGCGAAATGAATGAACCATCGAATGATCCGGTTACTTATTTTATGGGGCATGTTGAATATCTGGAGCTTAAATGGCAGGAGCTGCTGAATCAGCATCTTGTGGCTGAGAAACAAAAACGTGGCAGAGACAGCCTGAAACAGTATTATATTTTGACGCTGAGTCAGGATCCCATTGATGCTGTACAAGATGGGTTGCTGAAGAAGGACCTTTATTACACCGTAAGCGAACGGACGATTTTTGTTCCTTCGCTCAGAGAACGGATAGAGGATATAAAAGAACTGACGGATTATTTTATTGAGGATTTCAACGCCAGATTCCAGACATCTGTCAGGGACGTCAGTGAAGAAGTGCTTCATCTCTTTTCTTCCTACGATTGGCCGGGGAATGTCCGCGAACTTGAGCATGTCATGGAAGCCTCCATGTTCGCACTCGGGAATGACCAGCGGATTGAATTTACGCACCTTCCCCACTACTTCAGGCTGAAATTTGATGACCCGGCAAGTCCCGCTCCGGTCCTGGACAGCTCAGCTTTTATGGTCAAAGAAGGCAAAGCATCACAAACACTCGATGCTTTCCTGCAGGAAGCCGAATCCTACTATATTCAGAAATCACTGCAATATCATGACCACAACATCACCAAAACAGCAGACGCGCTCGGCATGAGCCGGCAGAACCTGCAATACAGGATGAAAAAGAACGGGCTGCTGCGTCTCAAGAAATAG
- the kapD gene encoding 3'-5' exonuclease KapD, with protein MAGADQTIIFLDFEFSMPDGRGPKGFYPEIIEVGLVAVRNGEKEQFSSYVKPKKFKRLSRRCKSFLNISQEQVDSGISVHSLVKKLAELNHDGFCKVVTWGNMDMKVLRQNCEKAGLIFPFTGEFVDLSMEYKRFFGDRNQTGLWKAVQEYGKDGTGKHHKALDDAMTTYHIYQLVEKDKRYLNKSEPTTIGDRVDFSALRQFLVQ; from the coding sequence ATGGCCGGCGCTGATCAGACAATTATTTTTCTGGACTTTGAATTTTCCATGCCGGATGGACGGGGACCAAAAGGTTTTTATCCTGAAATTATTGAAGTAGGTCTCGTAGCCGTCAGAAATGGAGAAAAAGAACAATTTTCAAGCTATGTGAAACCGAAAAAATTTAAGAGGCTGTCCAGGAGGTGTAAATCCTTCCTGAATATCAGTCAGGAGCAGGTCGACAGCGGCATCTCTGTTCATTCCCTTGTCAAAAAGTTAGCAGAGCTGAACCACGATGGCTTTTGTAAAGTTGTGACCTGGGGCAACATGGACATGAAGGTGCTGAGACAGAATTGTGAAAAGGCCGGGCTGATCTTTCCGTTTACCGGTGAATTTGTCGATTTATCCATGGAGTACAAACGCTTTTTTGGAGACCGGAATCAGACAGGATTATGGAAAGCCGTTCAGGAATATGGAAAGGATGGGACGGGTAAACACCATAAGGCCCTCGATGATGCGATGACAACCTACCATATTTATCAGCTGGTAGAAAAGGATAAGCGCTATTTAAACAAGAGCGAACCAACTACGATTGGGGACAGAGTGGATTTTTCCGCTTTACGCCAGTTTCTGGTTCAATAA
- a CDS encoding peptidylprolyl isomerase, protein MKMKWMLSLLFVLLLAACGGNADSGSDTENTEPAEETAEDTAEDTYAEAEPVEELPVVEGYPQTNPEPGENEPVATIKTNYGDITVKFFPEQAPLAVENFLTHAEEGYYDGVIFHRVIEDFMIQGGDPEGTGAGGESIFGEPFEDEFSPELVHIRGALSMANSGPATNGSQFFIVQNQTMTEDLVAQMESAGFPEELIAMYQERGGTPYLDNRHTVFGQVIKGMNIVDNIAAVETGSDDRPVEEVVIESIEVQE, encoded by the coding sequence ATGAAAATGAAATGGATGTTGTCATTGTTATTTGTATTGTTATTAGCAGCCTGCGGAGGAAATGCTGACAGTGGCTCAGATACTGAAAATACAGAGCCTGCTGAAGAAACGGCAGAAGACACGGCAGAAGACACGTATGCTGAAGCGGAACCGGTTGAAGAATTGCCGGTAGTGGAAGGATATCCACAAACAAATCCTGAACCAGGTGAAAACGAGCCGGTTGCAACTATTAAAACCAATTATGGGGACATCACAGTGAAATTTTTCCCTGAACAGGCTCCTCTAGCTGTCGAAAACTTTTTAACACACGCTGAAGAAGGGTATTATGATGGTGTAATTTTTCATAGAGTGATCGAGGACTTCATGATTCAGGGTGGCGATCCAGAGGGAACAGGTGCCGGCGGTGAAAGTATTTTCGGAGAACCGTTTGAGGATGAATTTTCACCTGAACTTGTTCATATCAGAGGCGCATTATCAATGGCCAATTCCGGTCCTGCTACAAACGGCAGCCAGTTTTTCATCGTGCAAAACCAGACTATGACAGAGGACCTCGTTGCCCAAATGGAGTCAGCCGGTTTTCCTGAAGAGCTTATTGCGATGTATCAGGAAAGAGGCGGCACGCCATATCTTGATAACCGTCATACCGTTTTCGGACAGGTGATTAAAGGTATGAATATCGTGGATAATATCGCAGCGGTTGAAACAGGCAGTGATGATCGTCCGGTAGAGGAAGTTGTCATTGAATCCATTGAGGTTCAGGAGTAA
- a CDS encoding MalY/PatB family protein, with amino-acid sequence MIDFDRETQRTGSHSVKWDMMNELFGKNDLLPMWVADMDFAPPESVMTSLTKRLEQPPYGYTFVPPSTARTIADWLEKRHGFKTNASWYLYSIGVVPSIATAIRALTAPGDHILTMTPVYTPFFGMIEQNGRNVVTTQLIEQDGRYEIDWEDLSQKLSDVKMFLLCSPHNPSGRVWSSDELKKLSDLCAEHNVVLVSDEIHSDLIYRHARHVPTAKAAGDKHSHIITLVAPSKTFNLAGLQASAIICSDEEIREKIKEEQGRQGFFTLSTFGITAMEAAYSEGEKWLESLIDYLTGNLKLVRNTVSEMDQIDLMEPDSTYLLWLDARKTGLSDEEIKKKLVDEAGLALEPGDKYGKGGEGFIRMNIACPRSMVEEGLRRLQMVFK; translated from the coding sequence ATGATTGATTTTGACCGCGAAACGCAAAGAACCGGATCACATTCCGTGAAGTGGGACATGATGAATGAACTGTTCGGAAAGAATGACTTGCTTCCGATGTGGGTGGCGGATATGGATTTTGCTCCGCCCGAAAGCGTCATGACTTCCTTAACGAAACGGCTCGAACAGCCTCCATACGGCTATACCTTTGTACCACCTTCAACTGCCAGAACGATTGCGGACTGGCTTGAAAAACGGCACGGTTTTAAAACCAATGCATCATGGTATTTATACTCAATCGGCGTAGTCCCTTCAATCGCAACCGCCATCAGAGCGTTAACAGCTCCCGGAGATCACATTTTAACCATGACTCCTGTCTATACCCCGTTTTTCGGCATGATTGAACAAAATGGACGGAACGTTGTGACGACTCAGTTAATCGAACAAGATGGCCGCTACGAAATAGACTGGGAAGACCTCAGTCAGAAACTGTCTGATGTAAAGATGTTTCTGCTATGCAGCCCACACAATCCATCAGGAAGAGTATGGAGTAGTGATGAGTTGAAGAAACTATCCGATTTATGTGCAGAGCATAATGTCGTGCTAGTCTCAGATGAAATTCATTCAGATTTAATTTACAGACATGCGCGCCACGTCCCTACAGCAAAAGCAGCCGGTGATAAACACAGTCATATTATTACGCTTGTTGCACCATCCAAAACCTTTAATCTTGCAGGGTTGCAGGCGTCGGCTATCATTTGTTCCGATGAAGAAATCCGCGAGAAAATCAAGGAAGAACAGGGCCGTCAGGGATTTTTCACCCTCTCCACATTTGGCATTACCGCGATGGAAGCCGCTTATTCTGAAGGAGAGAAATGGCTTGAATCACTGATTGATTATTTGACCGGAAACCTTAAGCTTGTCAGAAATACGGTCTCGGAAATGGATCAGATTGATCTCATGGAACCTGACAGCACCTACCTTCTCTGGCTGGACGCACGAAAAACCGGCTTATCTGACGAGGAAATCAAAAAGAAACTCGTCGATGAGGCCGGACTCGCACTTGAACCGGGTGATAAATACGGAAAAGGTGGAGAAGGATTCATCAGAATGAACATCGCCTGCCCAAGATCCATGGTCGAAGAAGGATTAAGAAGGTTGCAGATGGTGTTTAAATAA
- the yugI gene encoding S1 domain-containing post-transcriptional regulator GSP13 — translation MSTKFEAGQELKGKVTGIQAYGAFVALDEDTQGLVHISEITHGYVNDINDHLSVGQEVNVKVLSVDEKAGKYSLSIRATEEAPEKPQRKERRAPQASKAVSHTEDTTGFNSLKDKLQEWIDQSDMKR, via the coding sequence ATGTCTACAAAATTCGAAGCAGGACAAGAACTAAAAGGTAAAGTAACAGGCATTCAGGCATACGGTGCGTTCGTTGCACTTGATGAAGATACACAAGGTCTGGTTCACATTTCAGAAATTACTCACGGTTACGTAAACGACATCAATGACCACCTTTCTGTTGGTCAGGAAGTAAACGTAAAAGTTCTTTCTGTTGACGAGAAAGCTGGAAAGTACAGCCTTTCAATCCGTGCAACTGAAGAAGCACCTGAAAAGCCACAGCGTAAAGAACGCCGTGCACCACAGGCTTCAAAAGCTGTATCTCACACAGAAGATACAACTGGCTTCAACAGCCTGAAAGACAAGCTTCAAGAGTGGATCGATCAGTCTGACATGAAGCGCTAA
- a CDS encoding sodium-dependent transporter, which yields MSNQQWSSKLGFVLAAAGSAIGLGAIWKFPYMAGSNGGSIFLLLFILFTVLIAGPILLAEFVIGRRGKADAVTTFKKLAPGTAWPFIGIIGTIIAIIILSFYSVVGGWILSYLWRSMTGGLTGLTQEEYGGLFESIIANPVEVLVAQALFMIITIWVVQSGIQNGIERASKIMMPALFIMFIVLAIRSLTLDGAMEGLEYLFVPDWSYFDSNTMLLALGQSFFALSVGVSVMITYASYLKDQDNLGRSTASVAILNIVISLLAGIVIFPAVFALGFEPGEGPGLVFVVLPAIFNELAFGGVFMFVFLVLLLFATLTSAFSILEIVTATFSRGQDDKRKKYAWISGIIIFIVGLPSALSFGVFSDVTIAGYIMFDFADYITSSFGLPLGALLISLFVGYKLKKEDVFGELSKGAGGTYGWMTVWYTLIKVVAPVGIILIFLDKMRELL from the coding sequence ATGAGTAATCAGCAATGGTCTTCAAAACTCGGGTTTGTCCTTGCTGCAGCCGGTTCTGCAATCGGTCTGGGGGCAATCTGGAAGTTTCCTTATATGGCAGGCTCAAATGGAGGAAGTATTTTTCTTCTTTTGTTTATTCTGTTCACTGTTTTAATCGCAGGACCGATCCTGCTTGCTGAATTTGTCATTGGCCGCAGAGGAAAAGCGGATGCTGTGACAACGTTCAAAAAGCTTGCGCCGGGAACAGCCTGGCCGTTTATCGGGATTATCGGAACGATTATCGCCATAATTATCTTATCTTTCTACAGTGTGGTCGGCGGCTGGATTTTATCTTATTTATGGAGAAGTATGACTGGTGGTTTGACCGGACTGACACAGGAGGAATATGGCGGATTATTTGAATCTATTATTGCTAACCCTGTTGAAGTACTGGTTGCACAGGCCCTGTTTATGATTATCACGATCTGGGTTGTCCAGAGCGGGATTCAAAACGGAATCGAACGCGCCAGCAAAATCATGATGCCGGCACTTTTCATCATGTTCATTGTGCTAGCCATTCGTTCTCTCACATTGGATGGCGCTATGGAGGGACTTGAATATCTATTCGTACCGGACTGGAGTTATTTTGACAGTAATACAATGCTGCTTGCACTAGGGCAGTCATTTTTCGCACTGAGTGTCGGTGTTTCCGTGATGATTACGTACGCTTCGTATTTAAAGGATCAGGATAACCTCGGGCGCTCTACTGCATCCGTTGCGATCCTGAATATCGTCATTTCACTTTTAGCAGGGATTGTGATTTTCCCTGCCGTGTTTGCTTTAGGATTTGAACCGGGAGAAGGACCGGGACTTGTATTTGTTGTGCTGCCTGCGATCTTTAACGAGCTGGCGTTCGGTGGCGTGTTTATGTTTGTCTTCCTTGTCCTGCTTTTGTTTGCAACACTAACGTCTGCGTTTTCGATTCTCGAAATCGTAACAGCTACCTTTTCCCGCGGTCAGGATGATAAACGTAAAAAGTATGCCTGGATCTCCGGAATCATTATCTTTATCGTGGGACTTCCAAGTGCCTTGTCATTTGGCGTCTTCTCAGATGTAACGATTGCTGGCTATATCATGTTCGATTTTGCAGATTATATTACAAGCAGCTTCGGACTGCCGCTCGGCGCATTACTGATCAGTCTGTTTGTAGGCTATAAGCTGAAAAAAGAAGATGTGTTCGGGGAGCTCTCTAAAGGGGCTGGCGGCACATACGGCTGGATGACAGTCTGGTATACACTGATCAAGGTGGTCGCACCGGTTGGGATTATTTTAATCTTCTTGGACAAAATGAGAGAACTATTATAA
- a CDS encoding MFS transporter produces the protein MKVEKKNLIIMWIANFLVAASATMILPFLSLYIETMGDFSDEYVQRWSGLVFGVTFLTAFFVSPIWGRFGDRFGYKPILMITGYGIAFSIFLMGFIQSVEGLFILRMVMGVVTGFIPTSLALISSQTPKHIAGRTLGTLQMGTVTGGLFGPLLGGLMADTFGFSYTFMITAISISVAATVVMFGISEKKKDADKKKERTYTRKEVFRHITSHRMLMTVMVLSFLVQMANFSIQPLLALYVDGLTSAANIAFLSGMAFSATGFGNLIATRSWGRLGDAIGYEKVLVILLVLSALFIIPQALVTELWQLVILRFLFGIAIGGIIPSVTAFIRHAAPVSMQGEVLGYNQSFRFLGNVAGPVFGGVISGFIGISSVFYVTGALFLGAFSLLWWSRRQISAQQTSVN, from the coding sequence ATCAAAGTCGAAAAAAAGAATTTAATTATTATGTGGATCGCCAATTTCCTCGTGGCAGCGAGTGCTACTATGATCCTTCCATTTCTCTCTCTTTATATAGAAACAATGGGTGACTTTTCTGACGAGTATGTTCAGAGATGGTCCGGTCTTGTATTCGGTGTAACGTTTCTGACTGCATTTTTTGTCTCTCCGATCTGGGGACGTTTCGGTGACCGGTTTGGCTATAAGCCGATTCTGATGATCACCGGCTATGGCATTGCCTTCAGCATCTTTCTCATGGGATTCATTCAGTCTGTTGAAGGACTGTTTATCTTACGAATGGTGATGGGCGTTGTAACCGGCTTTATTCCTACTTCTCTTGCCCTTATCTCTTCACAGACACCAAAGCATATTGCCGGCCGCACACTCGGCACCCTTCAAATGGGAACCGTGACCGGCGGATTATTCGGCCCACTCCTTGGGGGGCTGATGGCAGATACATTCGGTTTCAGCTACACCTTTATGATCACCGCGATTTCGATCTCAGTTGCAGCAACCGTTGTGATGTTTGGTATTTCAGAAAAGAAAAAAGATGCCGATAAAAAGAAAGAACGGACGTATACAAGAAAAGAAGTGTTCAGACATATTACGAGTCACCGCATGCTGATGACTGTGATGGTCTTATCCTTTCTTGTTCAGATGGCGAATTTCAGTATTCAGCCACTTTTAGCGCTGTATGTGGATGGACTGACGAGCGCAGCCAATATTGCCTTTCTTTCAGGGATGGCTTTTTCTGCAACAGGCTTTGGCAATCTCATTGCTACACGAAGCTGGGGCAGACTTGGTGACGCGATCGGCTATGAGAAAGTTCTTGTGATACTTCTCGTATTGTCAGCCCTCTTCATCATTCCACAGGCACTCGTAACCGAATTATGGCAGCTTGTGATTCTGCGATTCTTATTTGGGATCGCGATTGGCGGAATTATTCCGAGCGTGACAGCTTTTATCAGGCACGCTGCACCTGTATCCATGCAGGGTGAAGTGCTTGGTTATAATCAGAGCTTCCGTTTTCTCGGCAATGTGGCAGGCCCTGTTTTTGGCGGTGTGATCTCCGGATTTATCGGAATTTCTTCCGTCTTTTATGTGACAGGCGCTTTATTTCTGGGAGCCTTTAGCCTCTTATGGTGGAGCCGCAGGCAAATAAGCGCACAGCAAACGTCCGTGAACTAA
- a CDS encoding transglycosylase domain-containing protein gives MRMTMGFMGVFLLIPLCIFFWLQTNKEIQAQSDFQRALDEKVQLDEQTVQQTSFIYDRNGAQISKSEPGMRMHATSEELPQFLKDVTVYSEDRNFYDHIGFDAGAIIRAVVKNLVFTHIEQGGSTITQQLARNLYLTQEKTYNRKMTELFYASEIESQWSKDEILTAYLNIIYYNNGVYGIKAASKYYFQKDLSELTKAELAFLAAIPNNPRKYDPLSNFDQAKERQERLIDLMVTEQKITAEEAAAFKAEPIKISVTESNDLHPDYTFYVEYELRQLIAYQEGFKEQLNKAKKTSEKASIEARLDERVQQVLKSGVNIHTALDPAMQNQTVAAVKANLPYDGVEGAAVVIENQTREIVSLSGGKNYQKYNFNRAYQAVRQPGSAIKPLLVYGPYIETFQPYLTQTVNSDAYCFQNYCPENYGGVEYGDVSISRAFLLSLNTPAIRMMEETGVEQSFAYLSAFDFNQVGPSDQTLAAAAGGFTYGVSPLELTDAYTSFIDGNYRQAHAIRKVTDFQGNVLYEWPKDYIPVWSGQTTAKMRELLATAARSGTGSPAYLEKPYIGIKTGTTNEYFDYWTVGLTNEYTSGVWVGHDLPKNMQSIELDRPAHLIWKDINR, from the coding sequence ATGAGAATGACCATGGGGTTTATGGGTGTGTTTCTCCTCATCCCGTTATGTATTTTCTTCTGGCTTCAAACGAATAAAGAAATCCAGGCGCAGTCTGATTTTCAGCGGGCACTTGATGAAAAAGTTCAGCTTGATGAACAGACTGTTCAGCAGACAAGCTTTATTTATGACCGCAATGGTGCACAAATATCAAAAAGCGAACCCGGCATGAGAATGCACGCCACCTCAGAAGAGTTACCTCAATTTTTAAAGGATGTAACGGTTTATTCAGAGGACCGGAATTTTTATGACCATATCGGTTTTGATGCAGGGGCGATCATTCGGGCAGTTGTCAAAAACCTGGTTTTCACTCATATCGAGCAGGGTGGCAGTACGATTACCCAGCAGCTCGCAAGAAATCTGTATTTGACCCAGGAGAAAACGTATAACCGCAAAATGACGGAGCTGTTTTATGCAAGTGAAATTGAAAGCCAATGGTCAAAGGATGAGATTTTAACAGCCTATTTAAATATTATTTACTACAACAATGGTGTATACGGAATAAAGGCCGCATCGAAATACTATTTTCAGAAGGATTTAAGTGAACTCACAAAAGCTGAGCTGGCTTTTCTGGCCGCCATCCCGAATAACCCGAGAAAATACGACCCTTTATCAAACTTTGATCAGGCAAAGGAACGTCAGGAACGCCTGATTGACCTGATGGTAACGGAACAGAAAATCACTGCTGAAGAAGCGGCAGCCTTCAAAGCCGAGCCGATCAAAATTAGTGTGACAGAATCCAATGATCTGCATCCCGACTATACGTTTTATGTGGAATATGAGCTGCGTCAGCTGATTGCTTACCAGGAAGGTTTTAAAGAACAGCTTAATAAGGCGAAGAAAACGTCTGAAAAAGCTTCGATTGAAGCACGGCTTGATGAGCGTGTTCAGCAGGTTTTAAAATCAGGCGTCAATATCCATACCGCGCTTGACCCTGCAATGCAAAATCAGACTGTGGCAGCAGTCAAGGCAAACCTCCCATATGATGGTGTGGAAGGTGCAGCAGTGGTGATCGAAAATCAGACACGTGAAATTGTCAGTCTTTCCGGCGGCAAAAACTATCAGAAATACAATTTCAACCGGGCTTATCAGGCTGTCCGTCAGCCGGGTTCAGCCATCAAACCGCTGCTCGTTTACGGGCCTTATATTGAGACATTTCAGCCTTATCTCACGCAAACAGTAAATTCGGATGCATACTGCTTTCAGAACTATTGTCCGGAGAATTACGGTGGAGTTGAATACGGGGACGTGTCTATTTCACGCGCTTTTCTGCTTTCCCTTAACACCCCTGCGATACGGATGATGGAAGAAACAGGTGTGGAACAATCCTTTGCCTATTTAAGTGCTTTTGATTTTAATCAGGTTGGTCCGAGTGATCAGACGCTCGCAGCCGCTGCTGGTGGATTCACATACGGTGTCTCCCCTCTTGAGCTGACAGATGCCTACACAAGCTTTATTGATGGAAATTACAGACAGGCACACGCAATCAGAAAAGTCACTGATTTTCAGGGGAACGTGCTTTATGAATGGCCAAAGGACTATATTCCTGTCTGGTCCGGGCAGACAACAGCTAAAATGCGTGAGCTCCTCGCAACAGCTGCCAGATCCGGAACCGGGTCCCCTGCCTATCTGGAGAAGCCATATATCGGGATCAAGACAGGCACAACCAATGAATACTTTGATTATTGGACCGTCGGGTTAACGAATGAGTACACAAGTGGTGTATGGGTGGGTCATGATTTACCGAAAAACATGCAGTCCATCGAACTCGACCGCCCTGCCCATTTGATTTGGAAGGATATTAATCGATGA
- a CDS encoding aminopeptidase codes for MNELLLKYAKLAVRTGVNIQEGQFLWIAASVDSAAFTRLVVEEAYRAGAGNVHVQWHDDRVTRLFYEKALNEEFDYYPEWLTTAHEETVEREGAFLVIESDNPDLLKGISSDRIAAFAKARGEALGAFYEAIETDRISWSIVAVPSADWALKLFPENSEEEAVEKLWESIFSVTRILKDDPVLEWEHHMENLKEKASSLTERQYAALHYQGPGTDITIELPAQHKWLTGGSKNKKGYNFIANLPTEEVYTVPHRLGVNGYVTNTKPLAYQGNIIDGFTLTFKEGKVVDFKADVGQELLEKILTMDEGAPYLGEIALVPHRSPISDSGILFFNTLFDENASNHFALGSCYPTCIEGGTEMNDEERIEAGLNDSIVHEDFMMGSAQMNIDGIRSDGTREPVFRNGNWATE; via the coding sequence ATGAATGAACTTTTATTGAAATACGCAAAACTTGCTGTTAGAACAGGGGTCAATATTCAGGAAGGACAATTCCTTTGGATTGCCGCTTCAGTTGACAGTGCCGCATTTACAAGACTCGTAGTCGAAGAGGCGTATCGCGCAGGAGCGGGTAATGTGCATGTTCAATGGCACGATGATCGTGTGACCAGACTTTTTTATGAAAAGGCGCTAAACGAAGAGTTCGACTATTACCCGGAATGGCTGACAACGGCGCATGAAGAAACCGTTGAGCGCGAAGGGGCATTCCTTGTCATCGAATCAGATAATCCCGATCTGTTAAAGGGAATTTCCTCTGACCGGATTGCCGCTTTTGCAAAAGCAAGGGGAGAAGCGCTCGGTGCTTTTTATGAAGCGATAGAAACAGACCGCATCAGCTGGTCCATTGTGGCAGTGCCTTCTGCTGACTGGGCGCTGAAGCTGTTCCCGGAGAATTCTGAAGAGGAAGCAGTGGAGAAGCTGTGGGAATCCATCTTCTCTGTGACAAGAATTCTTAAAGATGACCCGGTGCTTGAATGGGAACATCATATGGAGAACCTGAAAGAAAAAGCATCGTCATTGACTGAAAGGCAATACGCGGCCCTCCATTATCAGGGGCCTGGGACAGACATCACGATTGAGCTTCCCGCTCAACACAAATGGCTCACAGGGGGCTCGAAAAACAAAAAAGGGTATAACTTTATCGCCAATCTGCCGACAGAAGAAGTGTATACGGTTCCTCACAGACTTGGTGTAAACGGCTATGTGACAAATACAAAACCGCTTGCTTATCAGGGGAATATCATCGACGGATTCACACTTACATTTAAAGAGGGAAAAGTCGTTGATTTCAAAGCCGATGTTGGACAGGAGCTTCTTGAGAAAATCCTGACAATGGATGAGGGGGCACCGTACCTTGGCGAGATTGCACTCGTGCCACATCGTTCGCCGATTTCTGATTCAGGCATTCTGTTTTTTAATACGCTGTTTGATGAAAATGCATCAAACCATTTTGCGCTAGGCTCGTGTTATCCGACCTGTATTGAGGGTGGAACAGAGATGAACGATGAAGAGCGGATTGAGGCAGGGTTAAATGACAGCATTGTCCATGAAGATTTTATGATGGGATCTGCCCAGATGAACATTGATGGGATCAGGTCTGATGGAACGCGTGAACCGGTCTTTCGCAATGGGAACTGGGCAACTGAATAG